The genomic region GCCAGCGCGGGCACGCTGCGCAAGCAGCGCGCCCGCGCCTCCGCGGGTGTGCGTGGCTACGGCCGCGCGACGCCGTACCTGTTCCTCGCGCCGTATCTGCTGCTGTTCCTGGTGTTCGTGATCGGGCCGGCCCTGTTCGGCATCTGGATGAGCCTGCACGACTGGGACTTCCAGCTGCCCGGCAAGCCGTTCGTCGGGCTGCAGAACTACAAGGACCTGTTCGACCCGCTGTCGGCGACCGCCGAGCCGTTCTGGCACGGCATGCGGGCGACCGGCATCTTCACGCTCGCGTCGGTGCCGTTCCTGGTGGCGATCCCGCTCGCGCTGGCGGTGCTGCTGAACCGGAAGTTCCCGGGCCGGACCTTCTTCCGGGCCGTGTACTTCGCGCCGTACGTGCTGGGCGTGGCGGTCATCGGCCTGATGTTCCGCTACATCCTGGACACCACGTTCGGCATCCTGAACGCGTTCCTCGGGCTGTTCGGCATCCCGGAGATCGGCTGGACCACGGAGCAGCCGTGGGCGTTCGTCGCGCTGGTCGCGGTGACCGTGTGGTGGACGGCCGGCTTCAACGCGATCATCTACCTGGCCGGCCTGCAGGACATCCCGGCCGAGCAGTACGAGGCGGCCGAGCTGGACGGCGCGAACACCTGGCAGCAGTTCCGCAACGTCACCCTGCCGGGCCTGCGTCCGGTCACCGTCTTCATCGTCACGATCACGCTGCTGGCCAGCGCGAACATGTTCGGCCAGGCGCTGCTGATCACCCAGGGCGGTCCCGGTGACACCACCCGGACGGCGCTGATGGTGATCACCGACACCGGCTTCAGCCAGTTCCGGATGGGGCAGGCCGCGGCGATGAGCTACCTGCTCGCGATCTTCCTGTCGATCGTCGCGCTGATCACGTTCGCACTGATGAGGGAGCGCAAGTCATGAGGCGCCGACCGTCCGCCGCCTTCTGGGTGATGGTGGTGCTGCTGACCCTGCTGGTCGTCGTCCCGTTGCTGTGGATGGTGATCACCTCGTTCAAGACCGTCGGGGAGTCCCAGTCGGACCCGCCGACGCTG from Kribbella flavida DSM 17836 harbors:
- a CDS encoding carbohydrate ABC transporter permease, with the protein product MAVQASAGTLRKQRARASAGVRGYGRATPYLFLAPYLLLFLVFVIGPALFGIWMSLHDWDFQLPGKPFVGLQNYKDLFDPLSATAEPFWHGMRATGIFTLASVPFLVAIPLALAVLLNRKFPGRTFFRAVYFAPYVLGVAVIGLMFRYILDTTFGILNAFLGLFGIPEIGWTTEQPWAFVALVAVTVWWTAGFNAIIYLAGLQDIPAEQYEAAELDGANTWQQFRNVTLPGLRPVTVFIVTITLLASANMFGQALLITQGGPGDTTRTALMVITDTGFSQFRMGQAAAMSYLLAIFLSIVALITFALMRERKS